The DNA window TATATCGATAATCAATGATCCTGATTTAGATGATGATACAATTACAAAAGAGATCAGGAAAGGATATATTTCTCATGAGAGAGTTATAAGACCGACATTAGTAGAAATTTCAAAAAAAGGATGATGATAAAAAATGGTTAAAATAATTGGAATTGATTTAGGAACAAGTAACTCTGCAGCAGCAGTTGTCATGGGTGGAAAACCTACAATAATCCCTGCAGCTGAAGGGGCTACCGTAGGTGGTAAAGCATTTCCATCAGTTGTAGCATTTTCTAAAGATGGTGATCTTTTGGTTGGTGAACCTGCAAGAAGACAAGCAGTTACTAATCCTGATAGGACCATTGTAGCTGCTAAAAGAAAAATGGGTTCTGATTTTACCTTTAAAATTGCAGATAAAGAATACAAACCTCAACAAATATCAGCATTTATTCTCCAAAAAATAAAAAAAGATGCTGAAGCATTTATTGGAGAATCCGTGGAAAAAGCGGTCATTACAGTTCCTGCATATTTTGATGATAATCAAAGACAAGCAACTAAAGATGCTGGAACAATTGCAGGATTAGATGTTGTTAGAATAATTAATGAACCAACTGCGGCATCATTAGCATTTGGCTTAGATAAATCAAAAGAAGACATGAAAATTCTTGTCTTTGATTTTGGAGGTGGTACATTAGATGTCACTATTATGGAAATGGGTGGAGGTGTATTTGAAGTTCTTAGTACTTCTGGTGATACTCAACTTGGTGGTACAGATATGGATAAGACATTAATTGATTTTATCCTGGATGAATTTAAGAAGAAAGAAGGTGTTGATTTATCTCAAGACTCCACTGCAATGACAAGAATTAGAGAAGCAGCTGAAAAAGCAAAAATCGAATTATCTACTGTAATGGAAACTGATGTCAATTTACCATTTATTGCACATGATCCATCATCAGGTGCTAAAAATTTAGAATTAAGAATTACTAGAGCTAAATTGGATGAATTAATTGGGCCTATTGTTGAGAGATGTAAGCCTTCTGTACTTAAAGCACTAGAAGATGCTAAACTTTCTAATTCTGATGTTAATAAAATTGTCATGGTTGGTGGACCGACAAGAATTCCACTTGTCAAAAAATTTGTTAGTGAACTAATTGGTCAAGAAACTGAATCTGGTGTAGATCCTATGGAAGCAGTAGCAATGGGAGCTGCAATTCAGGCAGGAGTTATAGCAGGAGATGTAAGCAGTGATATTGTCTTACTTGATGTTACTCCACTCACTCTAGGAATTGAAACATTGGGTGGGGTTAGAGAACCATTAATTGAAAGAAATACTACTATACCAACTTCAAAAAGTAAAGTATTCACAACTGCAGCAGATAATCAAACTGCTGTTACCATTCATGTTGTTCAAGGTGAAAGACCCATGGCAACTGATAATGTATCACTAGGAAGCTTTAATCTTACAGATTTACCTCCCGCACCTAGAGGAGTTCCTCAAATTGAAGTCAAATTTGATATTGATGCAAATGGAATTATTAATGTCACAGCAAAAGATCTAGGAACTCAAAAGGAAGCAAAGATTACAATTGAATCAAACTCTAAACTTTCTCCAGATGAAATTGA is part of the Nitrosopumilus sp. genome and encodes:
- the dnaK gene encoding molecular chaperone DnaK, translating into MVKIIGIDLGTSNSAAAVVMGGKPTIIPAAEGATVGGKAFPSVVAFSKDGDLLVGEPARRQAVTNPDRTIVAAKRKMGSDFTFKIADKEYKPQQISAFILQKIKKDAEAFIGESVEKAVITVPAYFDDNQRQATKDAGTIAGLDVVRIINEPTAASLAFGLDKSKEDMKILVFDFGGGTLDVTIMEMGGGVFEVLSTSGDTQLGGTDMDKTLIDFILDEFKKKEGVDLSQDSTAMTRIREAAEKAKIELSTVMETDVNLPFIAHDPSSGAKNLELRITRAKLDELIGPIVERCKPSVLKALEDAKLSNSDVNKIVMVGGPTRIPLVKKFVSELIGQETESGVDPMEAVAMGAAIQAGVIAGDVSSDIVLLDVTPLTLGIETLGGVREPLIERNTTIPTSKSKVFTTAADNQTAVTIHVVQGERPMATDNVSLGSFNLTDLPPAPRGVPQIEVKFDIDANGIINVTAKDLGTQKEAKITIESNSKLSPDEIEKLKEDAEKFSDEDKKKKEKIDLRNEAESYIYTTEKLVNHDLKDKISQEQGIKITDAVKEVREVLDKEPDELKPKLEALQTLVNEVTTELYKNTTPPPGAGGQQGAGGQQGAGGQQGAEGQQGAEGQQGAEGQQGAE